The following are encoded together in the Vigna angularis cultivar LongXiaoDou No.4 chromosome 9, ASM1680809v1, whole genome shotgun sequence genome:
- the LOC108346436 gene encoding anthranilate N-methyltransferase, producing MAPSEDTNNVEAMQLKHVEEEQDGLLFALNMVSSMAFPLSVKTANELGIFDIMAKAGEGAKLSAEEITEKVGIKNPQAPTMVDRILRLLASHSMLSSCFGEEGQNSGKRLYSLTYASKYFVSDADGVSFGASLNLILGKVFLDSWTELKGAIAEGGIAFDRVYGMNPFEYQAVDPTYNDVFNKAMFNITTIITNRVLELYDGFKNINRLVDVGGGLGINLKLITSKYPNVQGVNFDLPHVIQHAPTFPGVEHVAGDMFESVPNGDAIFMKWILHDWGDEECLKLLKNCYKAIPSDGKVIVVDLIVPALPDSTVIARNGFQADLLMMAQNPGGKERTQNEFMELALSSGFSGIRFVCFVSGFWIMEFFK from the exons ATGGCTCCATCAGAGGACACCAATAACGTTGAAGCCATGCAACTTAAGCACGTTGAAGAAGAGCAAGATGGCCTCCTCTTTGCCCTGAACATGGTGTCTAGTATGGCGTTCCCTCTTTCGGTTAAGACAGCGAATGAGCTCGGTATCTTTGACATCATGGCAAAAGCAGGTGAAGGTGCCAAGCTCTCAGCAGAAGAGATTACAGAAAAAGTTGGCATAAAGAATCCACAAGCACCGACTATGGTGGATCGGATTCTGAGGCTGTTGGCAAGTCACTCCATGTTATCTTCATGTTTTGGTGAAGAGGGCCAAAATTCTGGCAAGAGGCTATATAGTCTCACCTATGCATCCAAGTACTTTGTTTCTGATGCTGATGGTGTCTCGTTCGGAGCTTCCTTGAACTTGATTCTTGGCAAGGTCTTCTTGGATAGCTG GACTGAACTGAAAGGAGCCATCGCGGAAGGTGGCATAGCATTCGACAGGGTTTATGGGATGAACCCGTTTGAGTATCAAGCTGTGGATCCTACGTACAATGATGTTTTCAACAAAGCTATGTTCAACATTACCACCATAATCACAAACAGGGTTCTTGAGCTCTACGATGGTTTCAAGAACATTAACAGGCTTGTGGATGTTGGTGGTGGTCTTGGGATCAATCTAAAACTAATCACTTCTAAATATCCCAATGTTCAAGGTGTTAATTTTGACTTGCCACACGTCATACAACATGCCCCTACCTTCCCTG GTGTGGAACATGTAGCAGGAGATATGTTTGAGAGTGTTCCTAATGGAGACGCCATTTTTATGAAG TGGATACTTCATGATTGGGGTGATGAAGAGTGTTTGAAGTTGCTGAAGAACTGCTACAAAGCTATTCCCAGTGATGGAAAAGTGATTGTTGTGGATTTGATTGTTCCTGCTTTGCCGGATAGTACAGTTATTGCGAGGAATGGTTTTCAAGCTGACCTATTGATGATGGCTCAAAATCCAGGAGGGAAAGAGAGAACCCAAAATGAGTTCATGGAATTGGCATTATCTTCTGGATTCAGTGGCATCAGATTCGTCTGCTTTGTCTCTGGCTTCTGGATTATGGAGTTTTTCAAGTAG